From the genome of Deinococcus sp. JMULE3, one region includes:
- a CDS encoding riboflavin synthase has product MFTGIIEQVGVIARTTENEGNLTVTIQPARMWADVELGESIAVNGACLTVTTWDAAGFTVDLSRETLAKTAPHWREGVKVNLERAMTAQARFGGHVVSGHVDGVGEILRVDAQPGAYTMTVRAAPHLARYLVPKGSVTVDGVSLTVVDAGGPAGSRADLRPDEFTLWLVPHTLEVTTLHTWAAGTQVNLEADQMAKYVERLILMRDWTPEQTEQEVGA; this is encoded by the coding sequence ATGTTTACTGGAATCATCGAACAGGTGGGCGTGATTGCCCGCACCACCGAGAACGAGGGGAACCTGACCGTCACCATTCAGCCCGCGCGCATGTGGGCGGACGTCGAACTGGGCGAGAGCATCGCCGTGAACGGCGCCTGCCTGACCGTGACCACCTGGGACGCGGCGGGCTTCACCGTGGACCTCAGCCGCGAGACGCTCGCCAAGACCGCCCCGCACTGGCGGGAGGGCGTGAAGGTGAATCTGGAGCGTGCCATGACCGCCCAGGCGCGCTTCGGCGGGCATGTGGTGAGTGGGCACGTGGACGGCGTGGGCGAGATCCTGCGCGTGGACGCCCAGCCCGGCGCGTACACCATGACCGTGCGGGCCGCGCCGCACCTCGCGCGGTACCTCGTGCCGAAAGGGAGCGTCACGGTGGACGGCGTGAGCCTGACCGTCGTGGACGCCGGTGGCCCGGCGGGCAGCCGCGCGGACCTGCGCCCGGACGAGTTCACGCTGTGGCTCGTGCCGCACACGCTGGAGGTCACCACCCTGCATACCTGGGCGGCGGGTACGCAGGTGAATCTGGAGGCCGATCAGATGGCGAAATATGTGGAACGGCTGATCCTGATGCGCGACTGGACGCCCGAGCAGACGGAGCAGGAGGTGGGCGCATGA
- a CDS encoding aminotransferase class V-fold PLP-dependent enzyme: MSDTPADTTHPQGWTYETTAVHSSIPRGLGQTIGFPIHAAAAFQFDTLEEAQLEFQQNTGLSYARLQNPTVRALEDRITTLEGGVATVAVASGQAATLTAILSVCRAGDHVVSASSLFGGTTGMLSNILPLMGITATLVDNTPDAMRAAMQPNTRLVWAEMISNPAGDIADIRAFADVAHEHGALLAIDNTCGGVGFLCRPLEHGADIVSQSLTKWAGGHGSVLGGAVTVGTGHDLTRNPIYTDGGEQSILRVRGDAALAWRQRWFGAHQLGMTLAPHSAFLIAQGLETLALRLERESATALALAQWLEAHPKVGKVSYPGLSSHPHHHLAQTYLRGGQGAVLTFEVPDPSAFLSRVRVLRIAPNLGDVRTLVVHPWTTTHGRVPEPARHAAGVTPTTIRMSVGVEALRDLQADIEQAL; the protein is encoded by the coding sequence ATGAGCGACACGCCGGCCGACACCACGCACCCGCAGGGGTGGACGTATGAGACGACTGCGGTGCACAGCAGCATTCCGCGTGGGCTGGGGCAGACCATCGGCTTCCCGATCCACGCGGCGGCGGCGTTTCAGTTCGACACGCTGGAGGAAGCGCAACTGGAATTCCAGCAGAACACCGGCCTGAGTTACGCCCGCCTGCAGAACCCCACGGTGCGCGCCCTGGAGGACCGCATCACGACCCTGGAGGGCGGCGTGGCGACCGTGGCGGTGGCGAGCGGGCAGGCGGCGACCCTCACGGCGATCCTCAGCGTGTGCCGCGCCGGGGATCACGTGGTGTCGGCCAGCAGCCTGTTCGGCGGGACGACCGGGATGCTGAGCAACATCCTGCCCTTGATGGGCATCACGGCGACGCTGGTGGACAACACCCCGGATGCCATGCGGGCCGCGATGCAGCCGAACACGCGACTCGTGTGGGCGGAGATGATCAGCAATCCCGCCGGGGACATCGCGGACATCCGCGCCTTTGCGGACGTTGCCCATGAGCACGGGGCGCTGCTGGCGATCGATAACACCTGCGGCGGCGTCGGCTTCCTGTGCCGCCCGCTGGAGCACGGCGCGGACATCGTCAGCCAGTCCCTGACCAAGTGGGCCGGGGGGCACGGCAGCGTCCTGGGCGGCGCCGTCACGGTCGGGACCGGGCACGACCTGACCCGCAACCCCATCTACACGGACGGCGGCGAGCAGAGCATCCTCCGCGTGCGGGGCGACGCGGCCCTCGCGTGGCGGCAGCGCTGGTTCGGCGCGCACCAGCTGGGCATGACCCTCGCGCCGCACAGCGCGTTCCTGATCGCCCAGGGCCTCGAGACCCTCGCGCTGCGCCTGGAACGCGAGAGCGCCACCGCCCTCGCCCTGGCGCAGTGGCTTGAAGCGCACCCGAAGGTCGGGAAGGTCAGCTACCCCGGCCTGAGCAGCCACCCGCACCACCACCTCGCGCAGACGTACCTGCGCGGCGGGCAGGGCGCCGTGCTGACCTTCGAGGTGCCGGACCCCAGCGCGTTCCTGTCGCGCGTGCGCGTGCTGCGCATCGCCCCGAACCTCGGGGACGTCCGCACGCTTGTCGTGCACCCCTGGACGACCACGCACGGCCGCGTGCCCGAACCCGCCCGCCACGCCGCCGGGGTCACCCCCACCACCATCCGCATGAGCGTCGGCGTGGAAGCCCTGCGCGACCTCCAGGCGGACATCGAACAGGCGTTGTAA
- a CDS encoding TM2 domain-containing protein, which translates to MTNPDDKQPDASSNAPSWVDEVLGGSSTSPATPTPKPAGADDLRIPDATPRAAAPSWVDEVAGSGQATPPARPADPTPAPSWVDAAAGTASTPPGPAAPSWVDQVAGSSAAHTPQPQPQPAHHVPPAPAAPTVVPPPRPTADDDWVARATGGAKNPSIPQGPAPMHHAPSQSGNFDDLERQARQAINQFTQGVQSGDVAQKKLIAGLLAIFLGSLGVHKFYLGNTQPGVIMLAATIGGWILGIIGSFIIVGAVFFLVPMLVSLLGLVEGIIYFTKSDADFQREYISGKKAWL; encoded by the coding sequence ATGACCAATCCGGACGACAAGCAACCCGACGCCTCCAGCAACGCGCCGTCGTGGGTGGACGAGGTGCTCGGCGGGTCCAGCACCAGCCCGGCAACTCCCACTCCGAAGCCTGCCGGGGCGGACGACCTGCGCATCCCGGACGCCACCCCGCGCGCCGCCGCGCCCTCCTGGGTGGACGAGGTGGCCGGGTCGGGTCAGGCCACCCCACCCGCCCGGCCCGCTGACCCCACGCCCGCCCCATCGTGGGTGGACGCCGCGGCGGGAACCGCCAGCACGCCGCCCGGCCCTGCCGCGCCCTCGTGGGTGGATCAGGTGGCCGGGAGCAGCGCCGCGCACACCCCGCAGCCCCAGCCGCAGCCCGCGCATCACGTGCCGCCCGCCCCGGCCGCCCCGACGGTCGTGCCCCCACCCCGCCCGACAGCGGACGACGACTGGGTGGCGCGCGCCACGGGCGGCGCGAAGAACCCCAGCATTCCGCAGGGGCCCGCGCCGATGCACCACGCGCCCAGTCAGAGTGGGAACTTCGACGATCTGGAACGGCAGGCGCGGCAGGCCATCAACCAGTTCACGCAGGGCGTCCAGAGCGGCGACGTGGCCCAGAAGAAACTCATCGCGGGCCTCCTGGCGATCTTCCTGGGCAGCCTGGGCGTGCACAAGTTCTACCTGGGCAACACCCAGCCCGGCGTGATCATGCTCGCCGCGACCATCGGCGGGTGGATCCTGGGCATCATCGGGTCGTTCATCATCGTGGGCGCCGTGTTCTTCCTGGTGCCCATGCTCGTCAGTCTGCTCGGCCTCGTCGAGGGCATCATCTACTTCACCAAGAGCGACGCCGACTTCCAGCGCGAGTACATCAGCGGCAAGAAAGCCTGGCTGTAA
- a CDS encoding creatininase family protein, with the protein MNWGMVEDLLTREDRCVLPLGCTEQHATLSLATDTLLAERVAREAADGSGVPVFPALPYGVTPTFAAYPGTLSLRVGTYLNLLDDLLSGLHAQGFRRILIVNGHGGNTPGQGWLGEWLARHPDARVQWHNWWNAPRTWAAVQRVDPLASHASWMENFPWTRLDGVPAPEERKPMVDVAALRQLPPAKVREVLGDGNYGGLHRRPDREMQLIWQEAVAETRALLDSGWA; encoded by the coding sequence ATGAACTGGGGCATGGTCGAGGACCTGCTGACCCGCGAGGACCGCTGCGTCCTGCCGCTGGGCTGCACCGAGCAGCACGCGACCCTCAGTCTCGCGACGGACACGCTGCTGGCCGAACGGGTGGCACGCGAGGCCGCCGACGGCAGCGGCGTCCCGGTGTTCCCCGCCCTGCCGTACGGCGTCACGCCCACGTTCGCGGCGTACCCAGGCACGCTCAGCCTGCGCGTGGGCACGTACCTGAACCTGCTCGACGACCTGCTGAGCGGCCTGCACGCCCAGGGCTTCCGGCGCATCCTGATCGTGAACGGGCACGGCGGGAACACGCCGGGGCAGGGCTGGCTGGGCGAGTGGCTGGCCCGCCACCCGGACGCGCGCGTGCAGTGGCACAACTGGTGGAACGCTCCCCGCACCTGGGCCGCCGTGCAGCGCGTGGACCCCCTCGCCAGTCACGCCAGCTGGATGGAGAACTTCCCCTGGACCCGCCTGGACGGCGTCCCGGCCCCCGAGGAGCGCAAACCCATGGTGGACGTCGCCGCGCTGCGCCAGCTGCCCCCCGCGAAGGTGCGCGAGGTGCTGGGCGACGGTAATTACGGCGGCCTGCACCGCCGCCCGGACCGCGAGATGCAGCTCATCTGGCAGGAAGCCGTCGCCGAGACCCGCGCGCTGCTGGACAGCGGCTGGGCCTGA
- the ribH gene encoding 6,7-dimethyl-8-ribityllumazine synthase, whose product MNRIEANLLATDLKFAVVSTRWNHLIVDRLVEGAELAFVQHGGKSANLDHFLAPGSYEVPLIARKLAESGKYDAVVCLGAVIKGDTDHYDFVAGGAANGILNTSLHTGVPVAFGVLTTDTVEQALNRAGIKAGNKGAEAVLAMIETVNLLRQIG is encoded by the coding sequence ATGAACCGAATTGAAGCCAATCTGCTTGCCACCGACCTGAAGTTCGCTGTTGTCAGTACCCGCTGGAATCACCTGATCGTGGACCGTCTGGTAGAGGGGGCGGAGCTGGCGTTCGTGCAGCACGGCGGGAAGTCGGCGAATCTGGATCATTTCCTCGCGCCGGGCAGTTACGAGGTGCCGCTGATCGCCCGCAAACTGGCGGAGAGCGGGAAGTATGACGCGGTGGTGTGCCTGGGGGCCGTCATCAAGGGCGATACGGATCACTACGATTTCGTGGCGGGCGGCGCGGCGAACGGCATCCTGAACACCAGCCTGCACACGGGGGTGCCGGTGGCGTTCGGCGTGCTGACGACCGACACGGTCGAGCAGGCCCTGAACCGCGCCGGGATCAAGGCGGGGAACAAGGGCGCCGAGGCGGTGCTGGCGATGATCGAGACCGTGAACCTGCTGCGGCAGATCGGGTAA
- a CDS encoding bifunctional 3,4-dihydroxy-2-butanone-4-phosphate synthase/GTP cyclohydrolase II produces MTLASIPELLAELRAGRPVILVDDENRENEGDLLMPAATATPEWVNFMAREGRGLICVTLTPERARALDLTPMVGSSTDPNGTAFTVSVDHVSNSTGISAFDRAATIAALMDDAAKPAEFRRPGHIFPLVARPGGVLRRAGHTEAGCDLARLAGFAPVGVICEIMGDDGEMSRLPDLLAFGERHSLKVGSIEALIAYRLEHDPFVQLVAEAKLPTEYGEFRLVGFEDTLSGAEHVALVMGDVTPEPLLVRVHSECLTGDGFHSLRCDCGPQRDAAMQAIAAEGRGVLVYLRQEGRGIGLLNKIRAYHLQDGGADTVEANLQLGFPADARDFGIGAQMLHLLGARQLRVLTNNPRKLHSLGGFGLEVVERVPLHVGRNEHNTAYLSTKAEKLGHLGTDGSGD; encoded by the coding sequence ATGACGCTGGCCTCCATCCCTGAGCTGCTGGCGGAACTGCGTGCCGGGCGGCCCGTGATTCTGGTGGACGACGAGAACCGCGAGAACGAGGGCGACCTGTTGATGCCCGCTGCGACCGCCACGCCCGAGTGGGTGAACTTCATGGCGCGCGAGGGGCGCGGCCTGATCTGCGTGACGCTCACCCCCGAGCGTGCGCGGGCGCTGGACCTGACGCCGATGGTGGGCAGCAGCACCGACCCGAACGGTACCGCCTTCACCGTCAGCGTGGACCACGTGAGCAACTCCACCGGCATCAGCGCCTTCGACCGCGCTGCCACGATTGCCGCCCTGATGGACGACGCGGCGAAACCCGCCGAGTTCCGCCGCCCCGGCCACATCTTCCCGCTCGTGGCGCGCCCCGGCGGGGTGCTGCGCCGCGCCGGGCATACCGAGGCCGGCTGCGACCTCGCCCGGCTGGCGGGCTTCGCGCCGGTCGGCGTGATCTGCGAGATCATGGGTGACGACGGCGAGATGAGCCGCCTCCCGGACCTCCTCGCGTTCGGCGAGCGGCACAGCCTGAAGGTAGGCAGCATCGAGGCCCTCATCGCGTACCGGCTGGAACACGATCCCTTCGTGCAGCTCGTCGCCGAGGCGAAGTTGCCCACCGAGTACGGCGAGTTCCGCCTCGTCGGGTTCGAGGACACCCTCAGCGGCGCGGAACACGTCGCCCTCGTCATGGGCGACGTCACCCCCGAGCCCCTGCTCGTGCGCGTGCACAGCGAATGCCTCACCGGGGACGGCTTCCACTCCCTGCGCTGCGACTGCGGCCCGCAACGCGACGCCGCCATGCAGGCCATCGCCGCCGAGGGACGCGGCGTCCTCGTGTACCTCCGCCAGGAAGGACGCGGCATCGGCCTGCTGAACAAGATCCGCGCGTACCACCTCCAGGACGGCGGCGCGGACACCGTCGAGGCGAACCTGCAACTCGGCTTCCCGGCCGACGCCCGCGACTTCGGCATCGGCGCGCAGATGCTCCACCTGCTGGGCGCGCGGCAACTGCGCGTCCTCACCAACAACCCCCGCAAACTCCACAGCCTGGGCGGCTTCGGCCTGGAAGTCGTCGAACGCGTGCCCCTCCACGTCGGCCGCAACGAACACAACACCGCGTACCTCAGCACCAAAGCCGAGAAACTCGGCCACCTCGGCACCGACGGCAGCGGCGACTGA
- the ribD gene encoding bifunctional diaminohydroxyphosphoribosylaminopyrimidine deaminase/5-amino-6-(5-phosphoribosylamino)uracil reductase RibD yields the protein MTLALEQAARGLGRTAPNPPVGCVIVQGDQLVGRGFHPRAGEPHAEVFALRDAGERARGATAYVTLEPCSHHGRTPPCADALVAAGVRRVVVAALDPNPLVAGRGVQRLRDAGIEVTVGVLESEAVRQQAGFRSAVVRGRPWVVAKYAMTLDGKVAALNESNGAVSGPQARERTMHWRDELDAIAVGSGTLGLDDPALTTRGVPGGRDPRPVVFDRRASSNPRARAWRDGAVLVTAPDADATAHEAAGITVQRAASLPDALSGLAGLGLSSVLLEGGPTLLSAFFAQGLVDEVRVFVSPKLLGAGLSPLTGPARPMHDAQALRDVTVETLGPDVLITGLLHDIPRV from the coding sequence ATGACGCTCGCGCTTGAGCAGGCTGCCAGAGGACTGGGCCGCACCGCGCCGAATCCCCCCGTGGGCTGCGTGATCGTGCAAGGCGATCAACTGGTGGGGCGAGGCTTCCACCCGAGAGCCGGTGAGCCGCACGCGGAGGTGTTCGCCCTGCGGGATGCGGGCGAGCGGGCACGCGGCGCCACCGCCTACGTGACCCTGGAACCGTGCAGTCACCACGGGCGCACGCCGCCCTGCGCGGACGCGCTGGTCGCGGCGGGCGTGCGGCGGGTGGTGGTGGCGGCGCTGGACCCGAACCCGCTGGTGGCGGGGCGCGGCGTGCAGCGCCTGCGGGATGCCGGGATCGAGGTCACGGTGGGCGTCCTTGAATCCGAGGCGGTGCGGCAGCAGGCGGGCTTCCGTAGCGCAGTGGTGCGGGGCCGCCCGTGGGTGGTGGCGAAGTACGCCATGACCCTGGACGGCAAGGTGGCCGCGCTGAACGAGAGCAACGGGGCCGTCAGCGGCCCGCAGGCCCGCGAGCGCACCATGCACTGGCGTGACGAGCTGGACGCCATCGCGGTCGGCAGCGGCACGCTGGGCCTGGACGACCCGGCCCTCACGACGCGCGGCGTCCCGGGCGGGCGTGATCCGCGCCCCGTGGTGTTCGACCGCCGAGCATCGAGCAATCCGCGGGCCCGCGCGTGGCGCGACGGCGCGGTCCTCGTGACCGCCCCGGACGCCGACGCGACCGCGCACGAGGCTGCCGGGATCACCGTGCAGCGCGCCGCATCGCTACCGGACGCCCTGAGCGGACTGGCGGGACTGGGCCTCAGCAGCGTGCTGCTCGAAGGTGGCCCCACCCTCCTGAGCGCCTTCTTCGCGCAGGGACTGGTGGACGAGGTGCGGGTCTTCGTGTCCCCGAAACTCCTCGGTGCGGGCCTGAGTCCCCTGACCGGCCCCGCGCGCCCCATGCACGACGCGCAGGCGTTGCGGGACGTGACGGTCGAGACCCTAGGCCCGGACGTGCTGATCACCGGCCTGCTGCACGACATCCCGCGCGTCTGA